In Saccharothrix syringae, the following are encoded in one genomic region:
- a CDS encoding sirohydrochlorin chelatase, with amino-acid sequence MTALVAVAHGSRDPRSAATVHALLDVVRALRPELDVRGSFLDLSVPLLGDVLRSVRADGHRSAVVVPLLLGRAFHARVDVPGAVADARLPDLDVTIADVLGPDPRLESAALRRLASVGVRSGDRSLGVVLAGAGSSHGPANALVSSIAARWAAGAGWAGVEAAFAASAAPDVPTAVGRLRARGAERIAVASWFLAPGFLPDRVTRLAGPDAVVAPPLGADPEVAELVLHRYTSALCDVPVARTA; translated from the coding sequence GTGACCGCGCTGGTGGCGGTGGCGCACGGCAGCCGCGACCCCCGGTCCGCGGCGACCGTGCACGCCCTGCTGGACGTGGTGCGGGCGCTGCGGCCGGAGCTGGACGTGCGGGGCTCGTTCCTGGACCTGTCCGTGCCGCTGCTGGGCGACGTGCTGCGCTCGGTGCGCGCGGACGGCCACCGCTCGGCCGTGGTGGTGCCGCTGCTGCTGGGCCGGGCGTTCCACGCGCGGGTCGACGTGCCGGGCGCGGTGGCCGACGCCCGGCTGCCCGACCTGGACGTGACCATCGCCGACGTGCTCGGCCCGGACCCGCGCCTGGAGTCGGCCGCCCTGCGGCGGCTGGCCTCGGTGGGCGTGCGGTCGGGCGACCGGTCCCTGGGGGTGGTGCTGGCGGGTGCCGGTTCCTCCCACGGGCCGGCCAACGCGCTGGTGTCCTCGATCGCGGCCCGGTGGGCGGCGGGCGCGGGCTGGGCCGGGGTGGAGGCGGCGTTCGCGGCCTCGGCGGCGCCCGACGTGCCGACCGCGGTCGGGCGGCTGCGGGCGCGCGGGGCCGAGCGCATCGCCGTGGCGTCGTGGTTCCTCGCGCCCGGCTTCCTGCCGGACCGGGTCACGCGGCTGGCCGGCCCGGACGCCGTGGTCGCGCCGCCGCTGGGCGCGGACCCCGAGGTGGCGGAACTGGTGCTGCACCGCTACACCTCGGCGCTGTGCGACGTGCCGGTGGCGCGCACCGCCTGA
- a CDS encoding ABC transporter permease — protein MPRLDTDLAAVGAGLDALDAPSQEQRPSPWKRFLRTAVPPLIAFALLLGVWQLLWALALWPEYQLPAPATVWGSVAEAIETGRAVEVLWTSVHRAVLGFLTAVVIATPLGLLIAKVRVVRAAIGSLLTGLQSLPSVAWVPAGILWFGATPATIYFVVLMGSVPSIANGLVAGVDQIPPLLPRVGQALGAGRLASARHILLPAALPGYLAGLKQGWAFSWRSLMAAEIIATSPQLGEGLGQYLHNGSSLNDISMVIAAIFLILLVGVGIELLVFRPLERAVLRARGLTGAL, from the coding sequence ATGCCGCGGCTTGACACCGACCTGGCGGCCGTCGGCGCCGGCCTCGACGCGCTGGACGCGCCCTCGCAGGAGCAGCGGCCCTCGCCGTGGAAGCGGTTCCTGCGCACCGCCGTGCCGCCGCTGATCGCGTTCGCCCTGCTGCTGGGCGTGTGGCAGCTGCTGTGGGCGCTGGCGCTCTGGCCGGAGTACCAGCTCCCCGCACCCGCGACCGTGTGGGGCTCGGTGGCCGAGGCGATCGAGACCGGCCGCGCGGTGGAGGTGCTGTGGACCTCGGTGCACCGCGCGGTGCTCGGCTTCCTCACCGCCGTGGTCATCGCCACGCCGCTGGGGCTGCTCATCGCCAAGGTGCGCGTGGTGCGGGCGGCCATCGGCTCGCTGCTGACCGGGTTGCAGTCGCTGCCGTCGGTGGCGTGGGTGCCCGCGGGCATCCTGTGGTTCGGCGCGACGCCCGCCACCATCTACTTCGTGGTGCTGATGGGCTCGGTCCCGTCGATCGCCAACGGCCTGGTGGCGGGCGTGGACCAGATCCCGCCGCTGCTGCCGCGGGTCGGGCAGGCGCTGGGCGCGGGTCGCCTGGCCTCGGCCCGGCACATCCTGCTGCCCGCCGCCCTGCCGGGCTACCTGGCCGGGCTCAAGCAGGGCTGGGCGTTCTCCTGGCGCTCGCTGATGGCGGCGGAGATCATCGCCACCTCGCCGCAGCTCGGCGAGGGCCTGGGGCAGTACCTGCACAACGGCTCGTCGCTCAACGACATCTCCATGGTCATCGCGGCGATCTTCCTGATCCTGCTGGTCGGCGTGGGCATCGAGCTGCTGGTGTTCCGGCCGCTGGAGCGCGCGGTGCTGCGGGCCCGCGGTCTGACGGGTGCGCTGTGA
- a CDS encoding ABC transporter ATP-binding protein: MTSTLEPATARSTADVAVTLTDVRKAFGHGPSAVVALDGVDLRVAPGEFVCLLGASGCGKSTLLNLVAGLDAPTAGRIELATSRPAVMFQEAALMPWLTAVRNVELPLRLAGLKRGPRREKANELLSLVRLVGAGHKRPHELSGGMRQRVALARALASTLGSAEEGTPGLLLMDEPFAALDAITRDVLQAELVRVWRETNTAILFVTHDVREAVRLGQRVVLLSSRPGRVVREWDTTTGDEAALIGDITGHLREVISGHAAA, encoded by the coding sequence ATGACCTCCACGCTCGAACCCGCGACGGCCCGGTCCACCGCGGACGTCGCCGTGACGCTGACCGACGTCCGCAAGGCGTTCGGCCACGGCCCCTCGGCCGTCGTCGCCCTCGACGGGGTGGACCTGCGGGTCGCGCCGGGCGAGTTCGTGTGCCTGCTGGGCGCGTCCGGCTGCGGCAAGTCGACCCTGCTGAACCTGGTCGCCGGGCTGGACGCGCCCACCGCGGGCCGCATCGAACTGGCCACCTCGCGCCCCGCGGTGATGTTCCAGGAGGCCGCGCTGATGCCGTGGCTGACCGCGGTGCGCAACGTGGAGCTGCCGCTGCGGCTCGCGGGCCTCAAGCGCGGCCCGCGCCGGGAGAAGGCCAACGAGCTGCTGTCGCTGGTGCGCCTGGTCGGGGCCGGGCACAAGCGGCCGCACGAGCTGTCCGGCGGCATGCGGCAGCGCGTGGCCCTGGCCCGCGCCCTGGCCTCCACGCTGGGCAGCGCCGAGGAGGGCACGCCCGGCCTGCTGCTGATGGACGAGCCGTTCGCCGCGCTGGACGCCATCACCCGCGACGTGCTCCAGGCGGAGCTGGTGCGGGTGTGGCGGGAGACCAACACCGCGATCCTGTTCGTCACCCACGACGTGCGCGAGGCCGTGCGCCTGGGCCAGCGGGTGGTGCTGCTGTCCTCGCGGCCCGGCCGCGTGGTGCGCGAGTGGGACACCACCACCGGCGACGAGGCCGCGCTCATCGGCGACATCACCGGCCACCTGCGAGAGGTGATCAGCGGTCATGCCGCGGCTTGA
- a CDS encoding ABC transporter substrate-binding protein, with protein MRTRRTILTTSLAVLTALTALAGCSRVERAEDANTAAADQGAAAEIRLGYFPNVTHAAALIGVDKGLFAKELGSTKLTTQTFNAGPEAVNALLGESLDATFIGSGPAINAYAKSNGEAVRLVAGATSGGAQLVVAPGISSPADLKGKVITTPQLGNTQDVALKKWLADQQLTVGAGPDQVNVTNTENAQSLDLFKKGDVQGAWAPEPWSSRLVLDAGAQVLLDEKTLWEGGRFPTTVLLVRTKFLQEHPQTVEALLRGHLAATDFAQNNKVEAKQVVNAALKNLTGKSLGEPVLDRAFDNIELTLDPQAKSFPQLAKDAVTAGVAKEAANVAGLADFTLLNKVLSAAGKPTVDTSGLDKK; from the coding sequence GTGAGAACCAGACGCACCATCCTGACCACGTCACTGGCCGTACTGACCGCACTCACGGCGCTCGCCGGGTGCTCCCGCGTGGAGCGCGCCGAGGACGCCAACACCGCAGCCGCCGACCAGGGCGCGGCCGCGGAGATCCGCCTCGGCTACTTCCCCAACGTCACCCACGCCGCCGCGCTCATCGGCGTCGACAAGGGGCTGTTCGCCAAGGAGCTGGGCAGCACCAAGCTCACCACCCAGACCTTCAACGCGGGCCCGGAGGCGGTCAACGCGCTGCTCGGCGAGTCGCTGGACGCCACGTTCATCGGCTCCGGCCCGGCCATCAACGCCTACGCCAAGTCCAACGGCGAGGCCGTCCGGCTGGTCGCCGGCGCCACCTCCGGCGGCGCGCAGCTCGTGGTCGCGCCCGGCATCTCCTCGCCGGCCGACCTCAAGGGCAAGGTCATCACCACGCCCCAGCTGGGCAACACCCAGGACGTGGCGCTGAAGAAGTGGCTGGCCGACCAGCAGCTCACCGTCGGCGCGGGCCCCGACCAGGTCAACGTGACCAACACGGAGAACGCGCAGTCGCTCGACCTGTTCAAGAAGGGCGACGTGCAGGGCGCGTGGGCGCCGGAGCCGTGGTCGTCGCGGCTGGTGCTGGACGCGGGCGCGCAGGTGCTGCTGGACGAGAAGACCCTGTGGGAGGGCGGGCGGTTCCCGACCACGGTGCTGCTGGTGCGCACCAAGTTCCTCCAGGAGCACCCGCAGACCGTCGAGGCGCTGCTGCGCGGCCACCTGGCCGCCACCGACTTCGCGCAGAACAACAAGGTCGAGGCCAAGCAGGTGGTCAACGCCGCGCTGAAGAACCTCACCGGCAAGTCGCTGGGCGAACCGGTGCTGGACCGGGCGTTCGACAACATCGAGCTGACCCTGGACCCGCAGGCCAAGAGCTTCCCGCAGTTGGCGAAGGACGCCGTGACCGCGGGCGTGGCGAAGGAGGCCGCGAACGTGGCCGGCCTCGCCGACTTCACGCTGTTGAACAAGGTGCTCTCGGCGGCGGGCAAGCCGACCGTGGACACCTCCGGGCTGGACAAGAAGTAG
- a CDS encoding sulfate adenylyltransferase subunit 1: protein MSDLLRLATAGSVDDGKSTLVGRLLYDTKSVLADTLDAVHRASADRGLATPDLSLLVDGLRSEREQGITIDVAYRYFATPKRSFVLADTPGHVQYTRNTVTGASTAQLGVLLVDARKGVVEQTRRHAAVLALLGVPRLVLAVNKIDLVGFDQPTFARIAKEFTAHATALGYAEDAVVEIPVSALAGDNVVERSDRTPWYTGPTLLEHLETVPVEPDPHDAPFRFPVQYVIRPRTPEHPDYRGYAGLVAAGTVRVGDEVAVLPNGLRSTVTGIDTADGPLDEAAAGQSVTLLLEHDLDISRGDLIAAAAVPPTVTDELDATVCWLSEKPLAPGARVLVKHGTRTVQAMVTELRTRFDEQRLASTDAPASLALNEIGQVAVRTAEPIPVDDYTRNRRTGSFLVIDAADGSTLAAGLVGAPLPVLDGIDNDAADGHALVSPGP, encoded by the coding sequence ATGAGCGACCTGTTGAGGCTCGCCACGGCGGGCAGCGTGGACGACGGCAAGTCCACGCTGGTCGGGCGGCTGCTGTACGACACCAAGTCGGTGCTGGCCGACACGCTGGACGCGGTGCACCGGGCCAGCGCCGACCGCGGCCTGGCAACCCCCGACCTGTCGCTGCTGGTGGACGGCCTGCGCTCGGAGCGCGAGCAGGGCATCACCATCGACGTGGCCTACCGCTACTTCGCCACGCCGAAGCGCTCGTTCGTGCTCGCCGACACCCCCGGCCACGTGCAGTACACCCGCAACACGGTGACCGGCGCGTCCACCGCGCAGCTCGGCGTGCTGCTGGTGGACGCCCGCAAGGGCGTGGTCGAGCAGACCCGCAGGCACGCGGCCGTGCTCGCGCTGCTGGGCGTGCCGCGCCTGGTGCTGGCGGTGAACAAGATCGACCTGGTCGGCTTCGACCAGCCGACCTTCGCCCGCATCGCCAAGGAGTTCACCGCCCACGCCACCGCCCTGGGCTACGCCGAGGACGCCGTGGTGGAGATCCCGGTGTCCGCGCTGGCCGGCGACAACGTGGTGGAGCGCTCCGACCGCACCCCCTGGTACACCGGCCCGACGCTGCTGGAGCACCTGGAGACGGTGCCGGTCGAACCGGACCCGCACGACGCGCCGTTCCGCTTCCCGGTGCAGTACGTGATCCGCCCGCGCACCCCCGAGCACCCCGACTACCGCGGCTACGCGGGCCTGGTCGCGGCGGGCACCGTGCGGGTGGGCGACGAGGTGGCCGTGCTGCCGAACGGGCTGCGCTCCACGGTGACCGGCATCGACACCGCCGACGGCCCGCTGGACGAGGCCGCCGCCGGGCAGTCGGTGACCCTGCTGCTGGAGCACGACCTGGACATCTCGCGCGGCGACCTGATCGCCGCCGCGGCCGTGCCGCCGACGGTGACCGACGAGCTGGACGCCACCGTGTGCTGGCTGTCGGAGAAGCCCCTGGCGCCCGGCGCCCGCGTGCTGGTCAAGCACGGCACGCGCACCGTGCAGGCGATGGTCACCGAGCTGCGCACCCGGTTCGACGAGCAGCGCCTGGCCAGCACCGACGCACCCGCCTCGCTGGCCCTCAACGAGATCGGCCAGGTCGCCGTGCGCACGGCCGAGCCGATCCCCGTCGACGACTACACGCGCAACCGCCGCACCGGCTCGTTCCTGGTGATCGACGCCGCCGACGGCAGCACGCTGGCCGCCGGCCTCGTGGGCGCGCCGCTGCCGGTGCTCGACGGCATCGACAACGACGCGGCCGACGGCCACGCCCTCGTCTCCCCCGGTCCCTGA
- the cysD gene encoding sulfate adenylyltransferase subunit CysD, with translation MTTTALDTLGRLESEAIHIFREVAGEFDRPVILFSGGKDSTLLLHLAIKAFWPAPVPFPLLHVDTGHNFDEVIEFRDRVVARHGLRLEVARVQDYIDDGRLAERPDGTRNPLQTVPLLDAITGHRFDAVFGGGRRDEERARAKERIFSLRNSFGQWEPRRQRPELWNLYNGRHRPGEHVRVFPLSNWTELDVWHYIAREGIELPSIYYAHHREVYLRDGMWLAEGPWGGPREGERLVGKTVRYRTVGDGSCTGAVESDAADIEAVIAEVAASRLTERGATRADDRLSEAAMEDRKREGYF, from the coding sequence ATGACCACCACAGCTCTGGACACCCTGGGCCGCCTGGAGTCCGAGGCGATCCACATCTTCCGCGAGGTGGCGGGCGAGTTCGACCGGCCGGTGATCCTGTTCTCCGGCGGCAAGGACTCGACCCTGCTGCTGCACCTGGCCATCAAGGCGTTCTGGCCCGCGCCGGTGCCCTTCCCGCTGCTGCACGTGGACACCGGGCACAACTTCGACGAGGTCATCGAGTTCCGCGACCGCGTCGTGGCCCGGCACGGGCTGCGCCTGGAGGTCGCCCGGGTCCAGGACTACATCGACGACGGCCGGCTCGCCGAGCGCCCCGACGGCACCCGCAACCCGCTGCAGACCGTGCCCCTGCTCGACGCCATCACCGGCCACAGGTTCGACGCCGTGTTCGGCGGCGGGCGCCGGGACGAGGAGCGGGCGCGGGCCAAGGAGCGCATCTTCAGCCTGCGGAACTCCTTCGGGCAGTGGGAGCCGCGCCGGCAGCGTCCCGAATTGTGGAACCTCTACAACGGGAGGCACCGGCCGGGCGAACATGTGCGGGTGTTCCCGCTGTCCAACTGGACCGAACTCGACGTGTGGCACTACATCGCCCGCGAGGGCATCGAGCTGCCGTCGATCTACTACGCCCACCACCGCGAGGTCTACCTGCGCGACGGCATGTGGTTGGCGGAGGGTCCGTGGGGCGGTCCCCGCGAGGGCGAGCGGCTGGTCGGCAAGACCGTCCGGTACCGGACCGTCGGCGACGGGTCGTGCACCGGCGCGGTGGAGTCCGACGCCGCCGACATCGAGGCCGTCATCGCCGAGGTGGCCGCCTCGCGGCTCACCGAGCGCGGCGCGACGCGCGCGGACGACCGGCTGTCCGAGGCCGCCATGGAGGACCGCAAGCGGGAGGGCTACTTCTAG
- a CDS encoding phosphoadenylyl-sulfate reductase translates to MTAPTRAEELKVIAEAASVELADASAEEALAWTARTFGDSWIVASNMQDAVLIDLAVKVKPDVDVLFLETGYHFPETIGVRDAVDLVYPGVRIVNAAAEQSVADQEAEFGQLFKTDPGKCCHLRKVVPLRRELAKYDAWVTGVRRVDAPTRANTPIVQWDERNGLVKVNPIAPWSDDEFNGYLHEHGILENLLVQQGYPSIGCAPCTAKPLPGQDARSGRWAGLAKTECGLHG, encoded by the coding sequence GTGACCGCCCCCACCAGGGCCGAGGAGCTGAAGGTGATCGCCGAGGCCGCCTCGGTCGAGCTGGCGGACGCCAGTGCCGAGGAGGCGTTGGCGTGGACCGCCCGCACGTTCGGCGACAGCTGGATCGTCGCCTCGAACATGCAGGACGCCGTGCTGATCGACCTGGCCGTCAAGGTCAAGCCGGACGTGGACGTGCTGTTCCTGGAGACCGGCTACCACTTCCCGGAGACCATCGGCGTGCGCGACGCGGTCGACCTGGTCTACCCGGGCGTGCGGATCGTCAACGCCGCCGCCGAGCAGTCCGTGGCCGACCAGGAGGCGGAGTTCGGGCAGCTGTTCAAGACCGACCCCGGCAAGTGCTGCCACCTGCGCAAGGTGGTGCCGCTGCGGCGCGAGCTGGCCAAGTACGACGCGTGGGTGACCGGCGTGCGCCGCGTCGACGCGCCGACCCGGGCCAACACCCCGATCGTGCAGTGGGACGAGCGCAACGGGCTGGTCAAGGTCAACCCGATCGCCCCGTGGAGCGACGACGAGTTCAACGGCTACCTCCACGAGCACGGCATCTTGGAGAACCTGCTGGTCCAGCAGGGCTACCCGTCCATCGGGTGCGCCCCGTGCACGGCGAAGCCGCTGCCGGGTCAGGACGCGCGCAGCGGCCGGTGGGCCGGGCTCGCCAAGACGGAATGCGGGTTGCACGGATGA
- a CDS encoding nitrite/sulfite reductase, with product MVPPTTSPGKPPQRARQRRGEGQWALGYREPLNPNERSKKDDNPLNVRARIENIYAHGGFDSIDPADLRGRFRWYGLYTQRKPGIDGGRTATLEPEELDDEYFMLRVRIDGGRLTTQQLALIGELSQTYARDTADITDRQNVQYHWIRVEDVPTIWQKLEAAGLTTMEACGDSPRVILGSPVAGIAEDEVVDGTPAIEEILRRYIGDPRFSNLPRKFKTAISGLPDVAHEIHDVAFVGVVHPEHGPGFDLWVGGGLSTNPMIGKRLGAWVPADEVPDVWEGVIAVFRDYGYRRLRHRARIKFLVADWGPEKFREVLETEYLKRKLVDGPAPEVPAVPRDHIGVHRQKDGLYYVGAAPIAGRVSGSTLVEVAKVAERAGSTRVRLTPQQKLVVLDVPEAEVKALQADLAKLGLQTEPSPWRRGVMACTGIEFCKLAIVETKARAAELVTALEARLADVVAGVTEPIAVHINGCPNSCARIQTADIGLKGQIVTDEHGAQVEGFQVHLGGGLGLDAGFGRKLRGHKVTAAELPDYVERVVRNFVAKREADERFAQWVARADEADLR from the coding sequence ATGGTCCCCCCGACGACCTCGCCAGGCAAGCCGCCTCAGCGCGCCAGGCAGCGCCGAGGTGAGGGGCAGTGGGCGCTGGGCTACCGCGAGCCGCTGAACCCCAACGAGCGGAGCAAGAAGGACGACAACCCGCTCAACGTGCGGGCGCGGATCGAGAACATCTACGCCCACGGCGGTTTCGACTCCATCGACCCGGCCGACCTGCGCGGCAGGTTCCGCTGGTACGGCCTCTACACCCAGCGCAAGCCCGGCATCGACGGCGGCCGCACCGCCACCCTGGAGCCGGAGGAGCTGGACGACGAGTACTTCATGCTGCGCGTCCGCATCGACGGCGGCCGGCTGACCACCCAGCAGCTCGCGCTGATCGGCGAGCTGTCCCAGACCTACGCGCGCGACACCGCCGACATCACCGACCGGCAGAACGTCCAGTACCACTGGATCCGCGTCGAGGACGTGCCCACGATCTGGCAGAAGCTGGAGGCCGCGGGCCTGACCACGATGGAGGCGTGCGGCGACAGCCCGCGCGTGATCCTCGGCTCGCCGGTGGCCGGCATCGCCGAGGACGAGGTCGTCGACGGCACCCCGGCGATCGAGGAGATCCTGCGCCGCTACATCGGCGACCCGCGCTTCTCGAACCTGCCGCGCAAGTTCAAGACCGCGATCTCGGGCCTGCCGGACGTGGCGCACGAGATCCACGACGTGGCGTTCGTCGGCGTGGTCCACCCCGAGCACGGCCCCGGCTTCGACCTGTGGGTCGGCGGCGGCCTGTCCACCAACCCCATGATCGGCAAGCGGCTGGGCGCGTGGGTGCCCGCCGACGAGGTGCCGGACGTGTGGGAGGGCGTGATCGCGGTCTTCCGCGACTACGGCTACCGCCGGCTGCGGCACCGGGCGCGGATCAAGTTCCTGGTCGCCGACTGGGGCCCGGAGAAGTTCCGCGAGGTCCTGGAGACCGAGTACCTGAAGCGGAAGCTGGTCGACGGGCCCGCGCCCGAGGTGCCCGCGGTGCCGCGCGACCACATCGGCGTGCACCGCCAGAAGGACGGCCTGTACTACGTCGGCGCCGCCCCGATCGCCGGCCGGGTGTCCGGCTCGACGCTGGTCGAGGTCGCCAAGGTGGCCGAGCGCGCCGGGTCGACCCGGGTGCGGCTGACCCCGCAGCAGAAGCTGGTCGTGCTGGACGTGCCCGAGGCCGAGGTCAAGGCCCTCCAGGCCGACCTGGCCAAGCTGGGCCTGCAGACCGAGCCGTCGCCGTGGCGGCGGGGCGTGATGGCGTGCACCGGCATCGAGTTCTGCAAGCTGGCCATCGTCGAGACCAAGGCCCGCGCGGCGGAGCTGGTGACCGCGCTGGAGGCCCGGCTCGCCGACGTCGTGGCCGGGGTCACCGAGCCGATCGCGGTGCACATCAACGGCTGCCCCAACTCCTGCGCCCGCATCCAGACCGCCGACATCGGCCTCAAGGGCCAGATCGTCACCGACGAGCACGGCGCGCAGGTCGAGGGCTTCCAGGTGCACCTGGGCGGCGGCCTGGGCCTGGACGCCGGGTTCGGCCGCAAGCTGCGCGGCCACAAGGTCACCGCCGCCGAGCTGCCCGACTACGTCGAGCGGGTGGTGCGCAACTTCGTGGCCAAGCGCGAGGCGGACGAGCGGTTCGCGCAGTGGGTGGCCCGCGCCGACGAGGCCGATCTCAGGTGA
- the hemW gene encoding radical SAM family heme chaperone HemW, which translates to MPSALPTGDPAPPDGSLPAAALTGLGTRPFGVYVHVPFCATRCGYCDFNTYTAGELGTSASPASWLEGLRRELDLAARVLGTPPAAETVFVGGGTPSLLGADGLAAVLDAVRGSVGLAPGAEVTTEANPESTSPAFFAALRDAGYTRVSLGMQSAARHVLALLDRAHTPGRPVAAAREAREAGFEHVNLDLIYGTPGETADDLRASLDAVRGAGVDHVSAYALIVEEGTALARRVRRGELPMPDDDVLADKYEQVDAALTAHGLRWYEVSNWAADEAARCRHNLLYWQGGDWWGAGPGAHSHVGGVRWWNAKHPAKYAELLAAGTSPAAGREVLSDDDRRVERVLLELRLVTGLPVDALDDGGRAGAEVAAEDGLLDPAELDRGRCVLTDRGRLLADAVVHRLT; encoded by the coding sequence ATGCCCTCCGCCCTGCCGACCGGCGACCCCGCGCCCCCCGACGGCTCGCTGCCCGCCGCCGCCCTCACCGGCCTGGGCACCCGGCCGTTCGGCGTCTACGTGCACGTCCCGTTCTGCGCGACCCGCTGCGGTTACTGCGACTTCAACACCTACACCGCCGGTGAGCTGGGCACTTCCGCCTCGCCCGCCTCCTGGCTCGAGGGGCTGCGGCGCGAGCTGGACCTGGCCGCGCGCGTGCTGGGCACCCCGCCGGCGGCCGAGACGGTGTTCGTGGGCGGCGGCACGCCGTCGCTGCTGGGCGCCGACGGGCTGGCCGCCGTGCTCGACGCGGTGCGCGGCTCGGTCGGCCTCGCGCCGGGCGCGGAGGTCACCACCGAGGCCAACCCCGAGTCCACCTCGCCCGCGTTCTTCGCGGCCCTGCGTGACGCGGGTTACACCCGGGTGTCGCTGGGCATGCAGTCCGCGGCCCGCCACGTGCTCGCGCTGCTGGACCGGGCCCACACGCCGGGACGCCCGGTGGCGGCGGCCCGGGAGGCGCGGGAGGCGGGCTTCGAGCACGTCAACCTCGACCTGATCTACGGCACGCCGGGGGAGACCGCCGACGACCTGCGGGCCTCGCTGGACGCGGTGCGCGGCGCCGGCGTGGACCACGTCTCGGCCTACGCGCTGATCGTGGAGGAGGGCACCGCGCTGGCCCGCCGGGTGCGCCGCGGCGAGCTGCCGATGCCCGACGACGACGTGCTGGCCGACAAGTACGAGCAGGTCGACGCGGCCCTCACGGCCCACGGGCTGCGCTGGTACGAGGTGTCGAACTGGGCGGCCGACGAGGCGGCCCGCTGCCGCCACAACCTGCTCTACTGGCAGGGCGGCGACTGGTGGGGCGCGGGCCCCGGCGCGCACAGCCACGTCGGCGGCGTGCGCTGGTGGAACGCCAAGCACCCGGCGAAGTACGCGGAGCTGCTGGCCGCGGGCACCTCGCCCGCCGCCGGGCGCGAGGTGCTGTCCGACGACGACCGGCGCGTGGAGCGGGTGCTGCTGGAGCTGCGCCTGGTCACCGGCCTGCCGGTGGACGCCCTCGACGACGGCGGCCGGGCCGGGGCGGAGGTGGCCGCCGAGGACGGCCTGCTCGACCCCGCCGAGCTGGACCGCGGCCGCTGCGTGCTCACCGACCGGGGCCGGCTGCTCGCCGACGCCGTGGTGCACCGGCTCACGTGA
- a CDS encoding GNAT family N-acetyltransferase: MAGVLTLIRRNLRESIRADAVRVGPFLVRFDAHSDNPYLNYAVPEEGAEPTAAEVAALVTAFHDRSRTPRLEYLRPAPGVDAALDAAGFEVDRLLPLMVAEEPRAPAPPAGLVVGAVTSDEDLLAASVVQNTAFGLGPTAGEADLERQQALLDQGGVVVLARLGGVPAGAGAHTAPHGGLAQVAGIAVLPAHERRGIASAVCADLTARVFAAGATPFLETEPDGKVDRLYGPLGYRLVGESVSATLG, encoded by the coding sequence ATGGCGGGTGTGCTGACGCTCATCCGGCGAAACCTGCGCGAGTCCATCCGGGCGGACGCCGTGCGCGTCGGCCCGTTCCTGGTCCGCTTCGACGCCCACAGCGACAACCCGTACCTGAACTACGCGGTGCCCGAGGAGGGCGCCGAACCGACCGCGGCCGAGGTCGCGGCACTGGTGACAGCCTTCCACGACCGGTCGCGCACGCCGCGGCTGGAGTACCTGCGGCCCGCGCCGGGCGTGGACGCGGCCCTCGACGCGGCCGGGTTCGAGGTGGACCGGCTGCTGCCGCTGATGGTCGCGGAGGAGCCGCGCGCCCCCGCGCCGCCGGCGGGGCTGGTGGTGGGCGCGGTCACCTCGGACGAGGACCTGCTGGCCGCTTCGGTGGTGCAGAACACCGCCTTCGGCCTCGGCCCGACCGCCGGGGAGGCGGACCTGGAGCGGCAGCAGGCGCTGCTGGACCAGGGCGGGGTGGTGGTGCTGGCCCGGCTGGGCGGCGTGCCCGCGGGCGCCGGCGCGCACACCGCGCCGCACGGCGGGTTGGCGCAGGTGGCGGGTATCGCGGTGCTGCCCGCGCACGAGCGGCGGGGCATCGCGTCGGCGGTGTGCGCGGACCTGACCGCGCGGGTGTTCGCGGCGGGCGCGACGCCGTTCCTGGAGACGGAGCCGGACGGCAAGGTCGACCGCCTGTACGGGCCGCTGGGCTACCGGCTGGTCGGGGAGTCGGTGTCCGCCACGCTCGGGTGA